One genomic region from Pyxicephalus adspersus chromosome 1, UCB_Pads_2.0, whole genome shotgun sequence encodes:
- the XKR8 gene encoding XK-related protein 8, which yields MLSCLAPRYRLLDVVFALWGTVAFLGDLGIDVWSAVTYYRAGRTVLALLHFGLYVLSSFVLQLLSCGWFWVDWETWLGEVAAAGKQKSGNGHTEQRSAGPCDNGCHRGREAADGGCGLDAAVCVEEKLLPEDNTAAGNLLQANGASQGDTNTPIPQHPQQLNATHRAHTEEAENTNFINGFCTSKIWLWPSCLTILHLLQLGYPLRCLHSLEVGIAAYKRSESSHYQEYAYFLTHDISMMRLIETFLENTPQLILVLYIIIQQETIHLFQYFSIAISFICISWAILDYHQSLRLFLKDKEKLNFFSSFIYFLWNFFLISARILCITLFTVTFHWMIVLHFVGLWLVFFLWACLQKTDFMKRKLLEPFYRATVAAILYFSWFNIADGRTIHRCIFYHTFITIDSLLLLLSWKYLKFPSILDHYESLFFWLAVLLTALGLIIRMFYYKYVHPNVVKETKKVSDETDGMVEGKFRMFVATAKKPYKIQNERMAHLAHQIY from the exons ATGCTAAGCTGCCTGGCGCCCCGCTATCGGCTCCTGGACGTGGTGTTCGCCCTGTGGGGCACGGTGGCCTTCCTGGGGGACCTCGGCATCGATGTGTGGAGCGCCGTGACGTACTATAGGGCTGGGAGGACCGTGCTCGCCTTGTTGCACTTCGGCCTGTACGTGCTGTCCTCCTTCGTTCTGCAGCTCCTCAGCTGCGGATGGTTCTGGGTGGACTGGGAGACCTGGTTGGGTGAAGTTGCTGCCGCCGGTAAACAGAAGTCTGGCAATGGGCACACAGAGCAGAGGAGCGCGGGACCGTGTGACAATGGCTGCCATAGGGGCAGAGAGGCAGCGGACGGGGGATGCGGGTTGGATGCGGCGGTGTGTGTGGAGGAGAAGCTGCTGCCAGAAGATAACACAGCGGCTGGTAACTTACTGCAAGCTAATGGTGCCAGCCAGGGGGACACAAATACCCCAATACCACAACACCCACAGCAACTAAATGCCACTCACCGGGCACATACCGAGGAAGCAGAAAACACAAACTTCATTAATGGTTTTTGTACCTCTAAGATCTGGCTGTGGCCTTCCTGTCTTACCATACTTCACCTGCTGCAGTTAGGGTACCCGCTTAG GTGTCTACACTCATTGGAAGTGGGAATAGCTGCATACAAAAGGAGTGAAAGTAGCCACTACCAGGAATATGCCTATTTTCTTACTCATGACATTAGCATGATGCGACTTATTGAGACCTTTCTGGAAAACACTCCTCAGCTCATCCTTgtcttatatattataatacaacaaGAAACGATTCACCTCTTTCAGT ATTTCAGCATAgcaatttcatttatttgcattagcTGGGCGATTCTAGACTACCACCAATCACTAAGACTGTTTCTCAAAGACAAAGAAAAGCTGAACTTTTTCTcttcattcatttatttcctaTGGAATTTTTTCTTGATCTCAGCACGTATCTTGTGTATCACACTCTTTACAGTCACCTTTCATTGGATGATTGTTCTGCATTTTGTTGGCTTGTGGCTTGTCTTCTTTCTATGGGCATGCCTGCAGAAGACAGACTTCATGAAGAGAAAACTCCTGGAGCCTTTCTACAGGGCAACTGTGGCAGCAATCCTCTACTTCTCATGGTTTAACATAGCTGATGGGAGAACAATTCACAGATGTATTTTTTACCATACGTTTATTACCATAGATTCATTGTTACTTCTATTGTCATGGAAGTATCTTAAATTTCCATCCATCCTGGATCATTATGAAAGTTTGTTTTTCTGGTTAGCTGTACTACTAACTGCTCTAGGTCTCATCATAAGGATGTTTTATTACAAGTATGTCCACCCCAATGTGGTCAAAGAAACCAAAAAGGTCTCTGATGAAACTGATGGTATGGTAGAAGGAAAATTCAGGATGTTTGTAGCAACGGCAAAGAAACCATATAAGATACAAAATGAACGAATGGCCCACTTAGCACACCAAATTTATTAG